Proteins found in one Deltaproteobacteria bacterium genomic segment:
- a CDS encoding DNA-directed RNA polymerase subunit omega, with protein MARITVEDCLDKIPNRFQLVLLSARRAKQLLKGARPLVETDNKEVVTALREVASGKVGMRYPEDEEAGD; from the coding sequence ATGGCACGGATCACCGTCGAAGATTGTCTGGACAAGATCCCCAATCGCTTTCAGCTCGTTCTGTTGAGTGCTCGCCGCGCCAAGCAGTTACTCAAGGGCGCCCGCCCTTTGGTGGAAACCGACAACAAGGAAGTGGTGACGGCTTTGCGTGAAGTGGCCAGCGGCAAGGTCGGCATGCGTTATCCCGAAGACGAGGAAGCCGGCGACTGA
- the dnaJ gene encoding molecular chaperone DnaJ, with protein sequence MAAEQSEDFYAILGVPRSATADDVKKAYRKLARKHHPDLNPGNKQAEERFKQISRAHDVLSDPEQRKLYDEFGSVGLHAGFDAARARKYAGAADFGDSGGRGGFGRYARFEDIFGEIFGEPSQPGGPARGRDLESEIAIAMLDAIRGLATTIDLQPAEACATCAGSGQQRGAGASTCPECGGRGQVRTGHGPIAMLRTCPRCAGAGQIGMAACAACSGRGQTLRNERLAVRIPAGVDDGSRVRVAGKGGAGLAGGPPGDLFLVVRIKPHPLLERRGHDLYLEVPVTVREAALGATITVPTPDGELRVKVPPGSQSGRQLRLRGHGVPVLGSGGRGDLYLRLMVQVPPAEQAERVQAALDAIEGAYQSKPRAELRF encoded by the coding sequence ATGGCGGCCGAACAGTCGGAAGACTTTTACGCCATTCTCGGGGTGCCGCGCTCGGCTACGGCCGACGACGTCAAGAAAGCCTACCGCAAGCTGGCGCGCAAACATCACCCCGATCTCAACCCCGGCAACAAGCAAGCCGAAGAGCGCTTCAAGCAGATCTCGCGGGCGCACGACGTCTTGTCGGACCCCGAGCAGCGTAAGCTCTACGACGAGTTCGGCTCAGTCGGGCTACATGCTGGGTTCGACGCGGCGCGGGCACGTAAGTACGCTGGCGCGGCCGACTTCGGTGATAGCGGCGGCCGGGGCGGCTTCGGGCGCTATGCCCGGTTCGAGGATATCTTCGGTGAGATCTTCGGCGAGCCCAGTCAGCCCGGCGGCCCGGCCCGTGGCCGCGATCTCGAGTCGGAGATCGCGATCGCGATGCTCGATGCCATCCGCGGTCTGGCGACCACCATCGACCTCCAGCCTGCCGAAGCCTGTGCCACCTGCGCCGGCTCGGGTCAGCAACGCGGCGCCGGCGCTAGCACCTGCCCGGAATGCGGCGGGCGGGGACAAGTTCGTACCGGTCACGGGCCGATCGCTATGCTCCGCACTTGCCCGCGCTGTGCCGGCGCCGGCCAGATCGGGATGGCGGCCTGTGCGGCATGCAGTGGGCGCGGGCAGACGCTGCGCAACGAGCGCCTGGCGGTGCGCATCCCCGCCGGTGTGGACGACGGCTCGCGCGTGCGCGTGGCCGGCAAAGGCGGGGCTGGTCTCGCCGGCGGGCCGCCGGGAGATTTGTTCCTCGTGGTGCGAATCAAGCCTCACCCTCTGCTGGAGCGCCGCGGCCACGACCTTTACTTGGAGGTGCCGGTGACGGTGCGCGAGGCAGCGCTCGGGGCCACGATCACGGTGCCGACACCAGATGGCGAGCTACGGGTGAAAGTGCCTCCAGGAAGTCAGAGCGGACGGCAACTGCGGTTGCGCGGTCACGGCGTGCCGGTGCTCGGCAGCGGCGGGCGCGGCGACCTCTATCTGCGGCTGATGGTGCAGGTGCCGCCGGCGGAGCAGGCCGAGCGGGTGCAAGCGGCGCTCGATGCCATCGAGGGCGCCTATCAATCCAAACCGCGCGCCGAACTGCGCTTTTGA
- a CDS encoding MerR family transcriptional regulator has product MATHYLKMAEVLERLAVDAQYVHTLEAEGLIHPKRTLEEEIVLSSEDADRIRVVRILTEELDVNLCGVEVILHMREEMVAMQRQFDEILAAVVSELRERLKR; this is encoded by the coding sequence ATGGCTACCCACTACCTCAAAATGGCCGAAGTGTTGGAACGACTCGCCGTCGACGCCCAATACGTGCACACCCTCGAAGCTGAAGGCCTGATTCATCCCAAGCGCACGCTCGAAGAGGAGATCGTGCTCTCTAGCGAAGACGCCGACCGCATCCGGGTGGTGCGCATCCTCACCGAGGAGCTGGACGTCAACCTCTGCGGCGTCGAGGTCATACTTCACATGCGCGAGGAGATGGTCGCGATGCAGCGGCAGTTCGATGAAATCCTGGCGGCCGTGGTCAGCGAGCTGCGCGAGCGCCTCAAGCGCTGA
- a CDS encoding RNA polymerase factor sigma-32 produces the protein MADEHPKADDDQLKEIPASEPPAIEEDTEDTAVVSYDPLQRYLAEIRRYPLLSREEEYRLAVEYQQTGNVETAYRLVTANLRLVVLIAREYQRAFRQIIDLIQEGNIGLMEAVKKFDPYRGIRFPSYAAWWIRAYIIRYVMNNWRLVKIGTTQAQRKLFFNLQKERQRLEAEGFTPGPKLLAQRLEVKESEVVEMEQRLAARELSVDTPMGDDSTMTMLDLLPSAEATTEEQFADAEYQRRLRQKIQQFGTTLKGKEKVIFDARLLAEDPLTLQDIGSQYGISRERVRQLEARLKKKLKRYLESEFEDLRDSSVEIG, from the coding sequence ATGGCCGACGAGCACCCCAAAGCGGACGACGATCAGTTGAAGGAGATACCGGCAAGTGAGCCGCCGGCCATCGAGGAGGACACCGAGGACACCGCGGTCGTCAGCTACGACCCGTTACAGCGCTATCTGGCCGAAATCCGCCGCTACCCGCTGCTCTCGCGCGAAGAAGAGTACCGCTTGGCGGTCGAGTACCAGCAGACCGGCAACGTTGAGACCGCCTACCGGCTGGTGACGGCCAACTTGCGGCTGGTGGTGCTCATCGCTCGCGAGTACCAGCGCGCCTTTCGCCAGATCATCGACCTCATCCAAGAAGGCAACATCGGCCTGATGGAAGCGGTGAAGAAGTTCGACCCCTACCGTGGCATCCGCTTTCCTTCGTACGCGGCCTGGTGGATTCGTGCCTACATCATTCGCTACGTCATGAACAACTGGCGGCTGGTGAAGATCGGCACCACCCAAGCCCAGCGCAAGTTGTTCTTCAACTTGCAAAAGGAAAGGCAGCGGCTGGAGGCCGAGGGTTTCACCCCGGGTCCGAAGCTGCTGGCCCAGCGCCTCGAGGTCAAAGAGAGCGAAGTCGTCGAAATGGAGCAGCGGCTGGCGGCCCGCGAGCTGTCGGTGGATACGCCGATGGGCGACGACAGCACCATGACCATGCTCGACCTCTTGCCCAGCGCCGAAGCCACCACCGAGGAGCAGTTCGCCGATGCTGAATACCAGCGGCGTCTGCGCCAGAAAATCCAGCAGTTCGGTACCACGCTGAAAGGCAAGGAGAAGGTAATCTTCGATGCCCGCCTGCTCGCCGAGGATCCGCTCACCTTGCAGGACATCGGCAGCCAGTACGGCATCAGCCGCGAGCGCGTGCGCCAACTCGAGGCGCGGCTGAAGAAGAAACTCAAGCGCTATCTCGAAAGCGAGTTCGAGGATCTCAGAGATTCCAGCGTCGAGATCGGCTGA
- a CDS encoding acetolactate synthase, whose amino-acid sequence MTAMHGGRVVAKALKAEGVSFVFTLCGGHVMSIYDGCVDEGIGVIDVRHEQTAAHAADGWARVTGQPGVAIVTAGPGLTDAVTGVASAHRANVPMVIFGGQGPRPFADMGSLQDMNHVELMRPITKWAVAVPEGRRLAEYVATAFRIATTGLPGPVFLEMPIDQLFNVYEEDKLVFPKSYRTEAGIAGDPRYIERAFELLKRAQRPVALVGTQLRWSRRREAYHPFVESFGLPVYVNGLGRGSLPPDHPNFFSQTRKDALKQADVVLIFGTPLDFRLGYGRESHFSAEAKLIQVDLDGGEIGRNRAIEVGIIGDTGIVMEQLSTLARAEGFSAALVKPWLDQMRALERQKWASMGAELNSEATPINPLRACKEIADCLGPEAIAVGDGGDFVATAASVLRIHQQGHWLDPGPLGTLGVGPGYAMAAKLAKPRSPVVIIYGDGSFGLHAMEFEAMVRQKINVVGIIGNDGAWQQIRRGQVQLYGEERAVATKLGEVRYDQVVAALGGHAEYVERPADIRPALQRALAAGKPALVNIKIGSSDFRKNAVSI is encoded by the coding sequence ATGACTGCAATGCACGGTGGCCGCGTGGTGGCCAAGGCCCTCAAGGCCGAGGGGGTATCGTTCGTCTTCACGTTGTGCGGCGGGCACGTGATGTCGATTTACGATGGCTGTGTCGATGAAGGCATCGGCGTGATCGACGTACGCCACGAGCAAACCGCGGCACACGCCGCCGACGGCTGGGCCAGGGTTACCGGGCAGCCGGGGGTCGCCATCGTAACCGCCGGCCCCGGTCTGACCGACGCGGTGACCGGTGTCGCCAGTGCCCACCGCGCCAACGTGCCGATGGTGATTTTCGGCGGCCAGGGCCCGCGCCCGTTCGCTGACATGGGTTCGCTCCAGGACATGAACCACGTCGAGCTGATGCGGCCGATCACCAAGTGGGCGGTGGCGGTGCCCGAGGGACGGCGCTTGGCCGAGTACGTGGCCACAGCATTTCGCATCGCGACCACCGGCCTGCCGGGGCCGGTATTCCTCGAAATGCCGATCGATCAGTTGTTCAACGTTTACGAAGAAGACAAGCTGGTGTTCCCCAAGAGCTACCGCACCGAGGCCGGCATCGCCGGCGACCCGCGCTACATCGAGCGCGCCTTCGAGCTGCTCAAGCGGGCGCAGCGGCCGGTGGCGTTGGTGGGAACGCAGCTGCGCTGGTCGCGCCGGCGCGAGGCTTATCATCCCTTCGTCGAGAGCTTCGGACTGCCGGTGTACGTCAACGGCCTCGGCCGGGGTTCGCTGCCACCCGACCATCCGAACTTCTTCTCGCAGACGCGCAAGGACGCGCTCAAGCAGGCCGACGTGGTGCTGATATTCGGCACCCCGCTGGATTTCCGCCTGGGTTACGGCCGCGAGAGCCACTTCAGCGCCGAAGCCAAGCTGATCCAAGTCGATCTCGACGGCGGTGAAATCGGGCGCAATCGTGCGATTGAGGTCGGCATCATCGGCGACACCGGCATCGTCATGGAACAGCTCTCCACCCTGGCGCGCGCCGAGGGGTTCTCCGCGGCGTTGGTGAAGCCCTGGCTCGACCAAATGCGCGCACTCGAGCGGCAGAAGTGGGCAAGCATGGGCGCCGAGCTGAACTCCGAGGCCACACCGATCAACCCGCTGCGTGCCTGCAAGGAGATCGCCGACTGTCTCGGGCCGGAGGCGATCGCCGTCGGCGACGGCGGGGATTTCGTCGCCACCGCCGCCTCGGTACTACGCATTCACCAGCAAGGCCATTGGCTCGACCCTGGACCGCTGGGCACGCTTGGGGTCGGCCCCGGCTACGCCATGGCCGCCAAGCTGGCCAAGCCCCGCAGCCCGGTGGTGATCATTTACGGCGACGGCTCTTTCGGGCTCCACGCGATGGAATTTGAGGCCATGGTGCGCCAGAAGATCAACGTGGTCGGGATCATCGGCAACGACGGCGCCTGGCAGCAAATCCGCCGCGGCCAGGTGCAGCTCTACGGCGAGGAGCGCGCGGTGGCCACCAAATTGGGAGAGGTCCGCTACGACCAAGTCGTCGCCGCCCTCGGCGGGCACGCCGAATACGTCGAGCGCCCCGCCGACATCCGCCCGGCCTTGCAGCGGGCGCTGGCGGCCGGCAAGCCGGCCTTGGTGAATATCAAGATCGGCAGCAGTGATTTTCGCAAGAACGCGGTGTCGATCTAA
- a CDS encoding competence/damage-inducible protein A, translating into MNATRDTTAAIIVIGNEILSGKVVDTNSAYLAAELRGLGVALQRIVVIPDEVAVIANTVRDCHSAHDLVFTSGGVGPTHDDVTIAGVAQGLGRAVVRNPMLEQQLRELFGDKINEARLKLCETPEGAELVFGGHANFPALRCENVYILPGIPELLRDKFEAIKQRFATAPYHLRVVYTRTYESTIAASLTQTLAAFPELQLGSYPKLNHPEYQVRVTLESKDRDYVDRALDHLMKLLPPEAVVRTE; encoded by the coding sequence ATGAATGCGACGCGCGACACCACTGCTGCCATCATCGTCATCGGCAATGAAATCTTGTCGGGCAAGGTGGTCGACACCAACTCGGCCTATCTCGCCGCCGAGCTGCGCGGCCTCGGGGTCGCGCTGCAGCGCATCGTGGTGATTCCGGACGAGGTCGCGGTGATTGCCAACACGGTGCGCGACTGCCACAGCGCTCACGACCTGGTGTTCACCTCTGGCGGTGTTGGCCCGACACACGACGACGTGACCATCGCCGGCGTGGCGCAGGGGCTCGGGCGCGCGGTCGTGCGTAACCCGATGCTTGAACAACAGCTGCGCGAGCTGTTCGGCGACAAGATCAACGAGGCCCGGCTCAAGCTCTGTGAGACCCCCGAGGGCGCCGAGCTGGTATTCGGTGGCCACGCCAACTTTCCCGCGCTGCGCTGCGAGAACGTCTACATCCTGCCGGGGATTCCGGAACTCTTGCGCGACAAGTTCGAGGCCATCAAACAACGCTTCGCGACCGCGCCCTACCATCTGCGCGTGGTCTACACGCGCACCTACGAGAGCACGATCGCCGCTTCGCTGACGCAGACGCTGGCGGCCTTTCCCGAGTTGCAGCTGGGCTCGTATCCGAAGTTGAATCACCCGGAGTATCAAGTGCGCGTGACACTGGAGTCGAAAGACCGTGATTACGTCGACCGGGCACTCGATCATCTGATGAAATTGCTGCCGCCGGAGGCGGTGGTGCGGACGGAATAA
- a CDS encoding glycosyltransferase family 39 protein, with protein sequence MAESRAGDPSRPLERTALAVLLCLAAGKLLIHLLTNGNYGYFRDELYYIACSDRLAWGYVDHPPLSIGILAATRALLGNSIFAIRLPVVLTGALCVILTGLLARRLGGGRYAQGLAALAYLTTAISLTMSSFFSMNAFDLLFWLACTHIVVRLVESGNPRWWLLLGVVAGLGLLNKYSVAFGVFGLLVGMALTPSRRLLLSGRLPAGGALAALIFLPHLAWEVANGLPTAEFIRNATAHKIVAMSPAAFFGAQVIENNPFTTPLWLAGLGYLLFAPAMRKFRPLGVMYVVVLVIFLLQRAKPYYLSPAYPALLAGGAVAAEQLGRRWLRVAVVIWLVIGGVIIGAMAIPVLPPATYIRVARALGIAAPQEERSHTAEMPQVLADRFGWENLTATIARVYNALPPEQRAQAAIVTGNYGEAAAVDFFGPRHGLPPALSGHNNYWLWGPRGITGEVVIAVGIPRADLEKYFAAVVQADTIVSPYALPFETNLPVFVCHHLQMPIAAAWPLLKRYM encoded by the coding sequence ATGGCTGAAAGCCGGGCAGGCGATCCCTCTCGACCACTGGAGCGCACCGCCCTTGCCGTTCTTCTGTGCCTGGCGGCCGGCAAGCTGCTGATTCACCTTCTCACCAACGGCAATTACGGCTACTTTCGCGACGAGCTGTACTACATCGCGTGCAGCGATCGCCTCGCCTGGGGCTACGTCGATCATCCGCCGCTGTCGATCGGCATCCTGGCGGCAACGCGTGCATTGCTCGGTAACTCGATCTTCGCCATCCGGTTGCCCGTGGTCCTTACCGGCGCGCTCTGCGTCATTCTCACCGGCCTGCTGGCGCGCCGCCTCGGCGGCGGTCGCTACGCTCAGGGGCTCGCGGCCTTGGCCTACTTGACCACGGCGATCTCTCTGACCATGTCGAGCTTCTTCTCGATGAACGCCTTCGACCTGCTTTTTTGGCTGGCGTGCACGCACATCGTCGTGCGGCTGGTGGAGAGCGGCAACCCGCGCTGGTGGCTGCTGCTGGGCGTGGTTGCCGGGCTGGGCCTGCTCAACAAGTACAGCGTCGCCTTCGGGGTCTTCGGCCTGCTGGTGGGCATGGCGCTGACGCCGAGCCGCCGCCTATTGCTGAGCGGCCGGCTGCCGGCCGGCGGGGCGCTGGCCGCGTTGATATTTCTGCCGCACCTGGCGTGGGAAGTCGCCAACGGGCTGCCGACGGCGGAGTTCATTCGTAACGCGACCGCGCACAAGATCGTGGCAATGTCACCCGCGGCCTTCTTCGGCGCGCAGGTCATCGAGAACAATCCGTTCACTACCCCGCTGTGGCTGGCCGGCCTCGGGTATCTTCTGTTTGCGCCGGCCATGCGGAAGTTCCGGCCGCTAGGTGTGATGTACGTTGTCGTGCTGGTGATATTCCTGCTACAGCGGGCCAAGCCCTACTACCTCTCGCCCGCGTACCCGGCGCTGCTGGCGGGCGGAGCCGTCGCCGCCGAGCAGCTCGGGCGGCGCTGGCTGCGGGTGGCGGTGGTGATCTGGCTCGTCATCGGCGGTGTCATCATCGGGGCGATGGCAATTCCCGTGCTGCCCCCAGCAACTTACATCCGCGTCGCCCGGGCACTCGGCATCGCGGCACCGCAAGAAGAGCGCAGTCACACGGCGGAGATGCCGCAGGTTCTCGCCGACCGCTTCGGCTGGGAGAACCTGACCGCGACCATTGCCCGCGTCTATAACGCGCTGCCGCCGGAGCAGCGTGCGCAAGCGGCGATCGTAACAGGCAACTACGGCGAAGCCGCCGCGGTCGATTTCTTCGGCCCGCGCCACGGCCTGCCGCCGGCACTCAGCGGCCACAACAACTACTGGCTATGGGGGCCTCGCGGCATAACTGGTGAGGTGGTGATTGCGGTCGGCATCCCGAGGGCAGACTTGGAGAAATACTTCGCGGCGGTGGTGCAGGCCGACACCATCGTCTCACCCTACGCTCTGCCCTTCGAGACCAACCTGCCGGTCTTCGTCTGTCATCATCTACAGATGCCGATCGCGGCAGCCTGGCCGCTGCTAAAGCGCTACATGTGA
- a CDS encoding acyl-CoA/acyl-ACP dehydrogenase: protein MDFRVTETQQELRNAVHSFCRTRVTVSLLHELATKGGFDRSLWQELAELGVFSLRRPEARGGSGLGMAEAVLVFEELGRCLAPGPLVWSHLAADLVGGAASGAVVVGGLDLAGAAPAPYLVEHRDALGVLLILKPDGVARLDPKRAPVRPVATPLDPLTPLHYAEQLPDGDRIAGADAARRLRLEGATLVAAQLLGVAEATLEVAVSYAKIREQFGRPIGSFQALKHMMADMFARQELARAAVYAAAATLDHPEVGDVERAVATAKLVAAEAAMKNSRACIQLHGGMGYTWEVPAHYYFKRTWVLESLFGTADEQAAILAEKTAAAP, encoded by the coding sequence ATGGATTTTCGCGTAACCGAAACACAGCAAGAGCTGCGCAACGCCGTGCACTCGTTCTGCCGCACGCGGGTAACTGTCAGCTTGCTGCATGAGCTGGCTACCAAGGGAGGCTTCGATCGCTCGTTGTGGCAGGAGCTGGCCGAGCTTGGCGTCTTCAGCCTGCGGCGGCCGGAAGCGCGCGGGGGCTCGGGGCTGGGGATGGCAGAGGCCGTGCTCGTCTTCGAAGAGCTCGGGCGCTGCCTGGCGCCCGGGCCGTTGGTGTGGAGCCATCTCGCCGCCGATCTCGTGGGCGGTGCCGCCAGCGGCGCCGTGGTTGTGGGAGGGCTCGATCTCGCGGGCGCGGCGCCAGCGCCATACCTGGTGGAGCACCGGGACGCACTCGGCGTCTTGCTGATCTTGAAGCCCGATGGAGTCGCCCGGCTCGATCCCAAGCGGGCGCCGGTTCGACCGGTGGCGACGCCGCTCGATCCGCTGACGCCGCTGCACTATGCAGAGCAGCTCCCCGACGGCGACCGGATCGCCGGCGCCGACGCGGCCCGGCGCCTGCGGCTCGAAGGCGCGACGCTGGTTGCCGCGCAGCTGCTCGGCGTTGCCGAAGCTACGCTGGAGGTGGCCGTTAGCTACGCGAAGATACGCGAGCAGTTCGGCCGGCCAATCGGCTCGTTCCAAGCGCTCAAGCACATGATGGCCGACATGTTCGCCCGACAGGAGTTGGCGCGCGCCGCCGTCTACGCCGCCGCCGCCACACTCGACCACCCAGAAGTCGGCGACGTGGAACGCGCCGTTGCGACCGCGAAGCTGGTGGCGGCCGAGGCCGCGATGAAGAACTCCCGCGCCTGTATCCAGCTTCACGGCGGCATGGGCTACACCTGGGAGGTGCCCGCGCATTACTACTTCAAGCGCACCTGGGTGCTCGAATCGTTGTTCGGCACTGCCGACGAGCAGGCGGCGATTCTGGCGGAGAAGACCGCAGCGGCACCCTGA
- a CDS encoding acyl-CoA dehydrogenase family protein, translated as MDLRYSEADEKFRGEFRSWLNDAVPAYGDPPPPHDWPARRAYDTGWQRTLYQAGYACIDWPKQYGGRDASPTEQLVYFEEIARARAPYVGINFVGIKHGGPTLIAEGTPEQKARHIPRILKGEEVWCQGFSEPGAGSDLASLQTRAVRDGDHYVVNGHKIWTTYAQVADYCELLVRTDPAAPKHKGISWLILPMNLPGIEIGPLRTLVGEGEFNELFLEDVRVPVEDRVGAENDGWRVTNVTLRFERGTAFAAAIYSQQEFLADIARAARQVTRDDARAWDDTALRKEIGHAQAELDALWAMVKMGVSESSKTGVPGIAGVAVKLLYSELDQRLGDLAMRVLGRAGLSRDDVGGLPSKRFLATALKSISLTIAAGTSQIQRNIIAERILGLPKER; from the coding sequence GTGGATCTACGTTACTCGGAAGCTGACGAGAAGTTCCGCGGGGAATTCCGCAGCTGGCTGAACGACGCCGTACCCGCCTACGGCGATCCGCCTCCGCCTCACGACTGGCCGGCTCGCCGTGCGTACGACACGGGCTGGCAGCGCACGCTCTACCAGGCCGGCTACGCCTGCATCGATTGGCCCAAGCAGTACGGCGGCCGCGACGCTTCGCCGACCGAGCAGCTCGTCTATTTCGAAGAGATCGCCCGCGCCCGGGCGCCGTATGTCGGGATCAATTTCGTCGGCATCAAGCACGGCGGGCCCACGCTCATCGCCGAGGGGACGCCAGAGCAGAAGGCCCGCCACATCCCGCGTATCCTAAAAGGCGAGGAGGTGTGGTGTCAGGGCTTCTCGGAGCCCGGGGCGGGCTCCGACCTGGCGAGCTTGCAGACGCGCGCCGTGCGCGACGGTGATCACTACGTCGTCAACGGGCACAAGATCTGGACTACCTACGCGCAAGTGGCGGACTACTGCGAGCTGCTGGTGCGTACCGACCCCGCGGCGCCGAAGCACAAGGGCATCAGCTGGTTGATCCTGCCGATGAACCTTCCCGGCATCGAGATCGGGCCACTGCGGACGTTGGTCGGCGAAGGCGAGTTCAACGAGCTGTTCTTGGAGGACGTGCGCGTCCCGGTCGAGGATCGGGTGGGCGCGGAGAACGATGGCTGGCGGGTCACCAACGTCACGCTGCGTTTCGAGCGCGGCACCGCCTTCGCCGCGGCGATCTACTCGCAGCAGGAGTTTCTCGCCGACATCGCCCGGGCGGCGCGGCAGGTGACGCGCGACGACGCCCGCGCCTGGGACGACACGGCCTTGCGCAAGGAGATCGGGCACGCGCAAGCGGAACTCGACGCGCTCTGGGCCATGGTCAAGATGGGCGTGTCGGAGAGTAGCAAGACCGGTGTACCCGGGATTGCCGGCGTGGCCGTCAAGCTGCTCTACAGCGAGTTGGATCAGCGCCTCGGCGATTTGGCGATGCGCGTGCTCGGGCGCGCCGGCTTGAGCCGCGACGACGTGGGCGGACTGCCGAGCAAGCGATTTCTAGCGACGGCGCTCAAGTCGATTAGTCTCACCATCGCTGCCGGCACCTCGCAGATCCAGCGCAACATCATCGCCGAGCGCATCCTCGGCTTGCCCAAAGAGCGCTGA